The proteins below come from a single Melospiza melodia melodia isolate bMelMel2 chromosome 12, bMelMel2.pri, whole genome shotgun sequence genomic window:
- the PFKL gene encoding ATP-dependent 6-phosphofructokinase, liver type, translating to MAAAAELERLRMAGAGMAIAVLTSGGDAQGMNAAVRAVTRMGIYVGAKVFLIYEGYEGLVEGGDNIKQANWLSVSNIIQLGGTVIGSARCKAFTTRAGRLRAARNLVEHGITNLCVIGGDGSLTGADIFRSEWAGLLEELVRDGQISEEVARKNCHLNIVGLVGSIDNDFCGTDMTIGTDSALHRIMEVVDAITTTAQSHQRTFVLEVMGRHCGYLALVSGLASGADWLFIPESPPEDGWEDLMCERLGETRSRGSRLNIIIIAEGAIDRSGKPISSNYVKDLVVQRLGFDTRVTVLGHVQRGGTPSAFDRVLSSKMGMEAVMALLEATPDTPACVVSHSGNQSVRLPLMECVQVTKDVQKAMDEKRFDEAIQLRGRSFENNWNIYKLLAHQKPAQEKSPFSMAILNVGAPAAGMNAAVRSAVRIGICQGHTIYVVNDGFEGLAKGQVREVGWHDVAGWLGRGGSMLGTKRTLPKTCMEKIVENVRKFNIQGLLVIGGFEAYEGVLQLVEARGQYEELCIVMCVIPATISNNVPGTDFSLGSDTAVNAAMESCDRIKQSASGTKRRVFIVETMGGYCGYLSTVTGIAVGADAAYVYEDPFTIHDLKANVEHLTDKMKTDIQRGLVLRNEKCHEHYTTEFLYNLYSSEGKGIFDCRINVLGHLQQGGAPTPFDRNYGTKLGVKAVLWMSEKLQQVYSKGRVFANSGDTACVIGLRKKVVAFSPVTELKKVTDFEHRLPQEQWWLNLRLMLKMLANYQISLTEYISGQMEHVTRRTLSIEKGF from the exons atggcggcggcggcggagctggAGCGGCTGCGGATGGCGGGGGCCGGCATGGCCATCGCCGTCCTCACCAGCGGCGGCGACGCGCAAG GCATGAACGCCGCTGTCCGCGCTGTCACCCGCATGGGGATATACGTGGGAGCCAAGGTCTTCCTCATCTACGAG ggctaCGAGGGGCTGGTGGAGGGGGGTGACAACATCAAGCAAGCCAACTGGCTCAGCGTCTCCAACATCATCCAGCTG GGCGGGACGGTGATCGGCAGTGCCCGCTGCAAGGCCTTCACCACGCGGGCGGGCCGGCTCCGCGCCGCCCGCAACCTGGTGGAGCACGGCATCACCAACCTGTGCGTCATCGGCGGCGACGGCAGCCTCACCGGGGCCGACATCTTCCGCTCCGAGTGGGCCGGGCTGCTCGAGGAGCTGGTGCGAGATG GGCAGATCAGCGAGGAGGTGGCGAGGAAGAACTGCCACCTGAACATCGTGGGGCTGGTGGGCTCCATCGACAACGACTTCTGCGGCACCGACATGACCATCGGCACCGACTCGGCGCTGCACCGCATCATGGAGGTCGTGGACGCCATCACCACCACAGCGCAGAG CCACCAGCGGACGTTCGTGCTGGAGGTGATGGGTCGCCACTGCGG GTACCTGGCGCTGGTGTCCGGCCTGGCCTCGGGCGCTGACTGGCTCTTCATCCCTGAATCCCCTCCAGAGGACGGCTGGGAGGACCTCATGTGCGAGAGGCTCGGGGAG ACACGCAGCCGGGGCTCGCGGCTCAACATCATCATCATCGCCGAGGGCGCCATCGACCGCAGCGGCAAACCCATCTCCTCCAACTACGTGAAGGAC CTGGTGGTGCAGCGCCTGGGCTTCGACACGCGGGTCACCGTCCTCGGCCACGTGCAGCGCGGAGGGACCCCGTCCGCCTTTGACCGCGTGCTG AGCAGCAAGATGGGGATGGAGGCGGTGATGGCGCTGCTGGAGGCCACGCCAGACACCCCAGCCTGTGTGGTCAGCCACTCCGGGAACCAGTCGGTGCGGCTGCCACTCATGGAGTGTGTCCAGGTG ACAAAGGATGTGCAGAAGGCCATGGATGAGAAGAGGTTCGACGAGGCCATCCAGCTCCGTGGAAG GAGCTTTGAGAACAACTGGAACATCTACAAGCTGCTGGCGCACCAGAAGCCGGCTCAGGAGAAG AGCCCCTTTAGCATGGCCATTCTGAACGTGGGAGCGCCGGCCGCCGGCATGAACGCTGCGGTGCGCTCGGCCGTGCGCATCGGCATCTGCCAGGGACACACCATCTACGTGGTCAATGACGGCTTCGAGGGCCTGGCCAAGGGGCAG GTCCGCGAGGTGGGCTGGCATGACGTGGCAGGATGGCTGGGCCGTGGTGGCTCCATGCTGGGCACCAAGCG GACACTGCCCAAGACCTGCATGGAGAAGATCGTGGAGAACGTGCGCAAATTCAACATCCAGGGGCTGCTGGTCATTGGGGGCTTTGAG GCGTACGAGGGGGTGCTGCAGCTGGTGGAGGCGCGCGGGCAGTACGAGGAGCTCTGCATCGTCATGTGCGTCATCCCCGCCACCATCAGCAACAACGTGCCCGGCACCGACTTCAGCCTGGGCTCTGACACGGCCGTCAACGCTGCCATGGAG AGCTGTGACCGCATCAAGCAGTCGGCCTCGGGCACCAAGCGCCGCGTGTTCATCGTGGAGACCATGGGGGGCTACTGCGGGTACCTGTCCACGGTCACCGGCATCGCCGTGGGCGCCGACGCTGCCTACGTCTACGAGGATCCCTTCACTATCCACGACTTAAAG GCCAACGTGGAGCACTTGACTGACAAAATGAAGACGGATATCCAGAGAGGGCTGGTGCTGCG CAATGAGAAGTGCCACGAGCACTACACCACCGAGTTCCTCTACAACCTTTACTCCTCCGAGGGCAAAGGCATCTTCGACTGCAGGATCAATGTCCTGGGCCACCTGCAGCAG GGGGGAGCCCCGACCCCCTTTGACCGGAACTACGGGACCAAGCTGGGAGTGAAGGCGGTGCTGTGGATGTCAGAGAAGCTGCAGCAAGTCTACAGCAAGG GACGTGTGTTTGCCAACTCTGGAGACACTGCCTGTGTGATTGGGCTGCGGAAGAAGGTGGTGGCCTTCAGCCCtgtgacagagctcaagaaagtCACGGATTTTGA gcacaggctgccccaggAGCAGTGGTGGCTGAACCTACGGCTGATGCTGAAGATGCTCGCCAACTACCAGATCAGCCTCACCGAGTACATCTCAGGCCAGATGGAGCACGTCACCCGGCGCACCCTCAGCATCGAGAAGGGCTTCTAG
- the PROCR gene encoding endothelial protein C receptor codes for MLRLLLLAGILGCGAEQAAPLAFTMLQLTRVYKGNSMFRGNASLNGQLSHVLEGNNVTQVIPLESPDAWARRQDEVIAYLGNFRQLVMLFNKERPTDFIHHLCCHLGCRLYPNGTAQSFYEVTLNRTAFLSFHVPSATWERRWPGELPVAAFAQAQLMKYPITTQDLQYFLNTTCVSLLQAQSARTGRVSGRSRTPLVLGLVLGSLGLLGMALGIFLCTGGSC; via the exons atgctgcggctgctgctgctcgcCGGGATCCTGGGCTGCGGGGCTGAGCAGGCAG CTCCGCTCGCCTTCACCATGCTGCAGCTGACCCGCGTCTACAAGGGCAATTCCATGTTCCGGGGGAACGCCAGCTTGAATGGGCAGCTCAGCCATGTCCTGGAAGGGAATAATGTCACCCAGGTGATCCCGCTGGAGTCCCCGGACGCCTGGGCCCGGCGGCAGGACGAGGTGATCGCCTACCTGGGGAACTTCAGGCAGCTGGTGATGCTCTTCAACAAGGAGAGACCCACCGATT TCATCCATCACCTGTGCTGCCACCTCGGCTGCCGCCTCTACCCCAACGGCACGGCCCAGAGCTTCTACGAGGTGACCCTCAACAGGACGGCGTTCCTGAGCTTCCacgtccccagtgccacctgggAGCGGCGCTGGCCCGGAGAGCTCCCGGTGGCTGCCTTTGCACAGGCCCAGCTGATGAAATACCCCATAACCACGCAGGACCTGCAGTATTTCCTCAACACCACCTGTGTCAGCCTCCTGCAGGCTCAGAGCGCCAGGACAG GAAGAGTCAGCGGCCGATCGCGCACCCCGCTggtgctggggctggtgctgggcagCCTCGGCCTGCTGGGCATGGCCCTGGGCATCTTCCTGTGCACGGGAGGGAGCTGCTAG